From Micrococcus porci, one genomic window encodes:
- a CDS encoding 4-fold beta flower protein: MKDDTLFDLAGRVVAYIDQTQVFGRQGRHFGRLVEGNVRDHHGDVVAWTRKSHEGPLKPVAAIPPIPPLTEIVPIRPIFAIPPIPPINSLNWSRMTWPEFIAQ; this comes from the coding sequence ATGAAAGATGACACTCTCTTCGACCTCGCTGGCCGTGTGGTTGCCTACATCGACCAGACACAGGTCTTTGGCCGCCAGGGCCGCCACTTCGGCAGGCTTGTGGAGGGTAATGTACGGGATCATCATGGCGATGTAGTCGCTTGGACGCGGAAGTCTCATGAAGGCCCCCTGAAGCCTGTGGCCGCTATCCCGCCTATCCCGCCCTTGACTGAAATCGTTCCCATCCGGCCCATTTTCGCAATCCCCCCAATCCCCCCTATAAATTCGCTGAACTGGTCACGTATGACGTGGCCCGAGTTCATCGCTCAGTAG
- a CDS encoding recombinase family protein: MVGQAVGYVRVSSAEQNLDRQLEAVGECDRVFEGKISGSSRAKRTGLAELMRYVREGDLVKVASMDRLGRDTRDLYAIVDELTDKGCAVQFVSERITVDKSGTSPVDGLMLGILAAFAEFERRRIKERQAEGIALAKARGKYVQAPKLSGTDVEQARVMINMGIPKAEVARTFGVSRQTLYTSLARMGL, encoded by the coding sequence GTGGTTGGACAGGCCGTGGGGTACGTGCGGGTGAGCTCGGCGGAACAGAACCTGGACCGCCAACTCGAGGCGGTGGGGGAGTGCGACCGGGTCTTCGAGGGCAAGATCTCCGGCAGTTCCCGCGCCAAGCGCACCGGGTTGGCCGAGCTGATGCGGTACGTCCGCGAGGGGGACCTGGTGAAGGTCGCCTCGATGGATCGGCTGGGACGGGACACCCGGGACCTGTACGCGATCGTGGACGAGCTCACCGACAAGGGGTGCGCGGTGCAGTTCGTGTCCGAGCGCATCACGGTGGACAAGTCCGGCACCTCTCCCGTGGACGGGCTCATGCTGGGCATCCTGGCGGCCTTCGCTGAGTTCGAGCGCCGGCGGATCAAGGAGCGCCAGGCCGAGGGCATCGCCCTGGCCAAGGCGAGAGGCAAGTACGTGCAGGCCCCGAAGCTCTCGGGCACGGACGTGGAGCAAGCGCGGGTGATGATCAACATGGGCATCCCGAAGGCGGAGGTGGCGCGCACGTTCGGGGTGAGCCGGCAGACGCTGTACACATCTCTTGCTCGCATGGGGCTATAA
- a CDS encoding IS5 family transposase (programmed frameshift), which produces MSRFQVLSDVQWSLIEEMLPRPTGRPGRKFSDARTMVEGIVYRYRTGIAWRDLPEVFGPWQTVWTWHYRMASDGTWDRVLAKLTAAADAAGLVDWSLSVDSTIARAHQHATNTTRLTGAGSSYKNLREEPPDHGIGRSRGGLSTKIHQLVDGKGRPLVTLITPGQAGDSPMFLPLMGQLRVGRDRGRPRTRPNAVRADKAYSSRAIRGHLRSRGIKAVIPEPDDQKGHRRRRGSRGGRPIGLDAIDYKNRNVIERQYCHLKQWRGLATRYDKHAIVYRAAVVLNAVIAWAKTLSDTP; this is translated from the exons GTGTCGCGTTTTCAGGTGCTCTCGGATGTTCAGTGGTCGTTGATCGAGGAGATGTTGCCGCGCCCGACGGGCAGGCCGGGTCGGAAGTTCTCCGATGCGCGCACCATGGTCGAGGGCATCGTCTATCGGTATCGGACGGGCATCGCGTGGCGTGATCTGCCTGAGGTGTTCGGTCCGTGGCAGACGGTGTGGACCTGGCATTACCGGATGGCGAGCGACGGGACGTGGGATCGGGTGCTCGCCAAGCTCACCGCTGCCGCAGACGCCGCCGGTTTGGTGGACTGGTCACTGTCGGTGGACTCGACTATCGCTCGCGCGCATCAGCACGCGACGAACACGACCCGCCTCACA GGGGCTGGATCGAGTTACAAGAATCTGCGGGAAGAGCCGCCTGACCACGGCATTGGCCGCTCCCGAGGCGGCTTATCGACGAAGATCCACCAGCTCGTCGACGGCAAGGGGCGCCCGCTGGTCACGCTGATCACCCCGGGACAGGCGGGCGACTCGCCGATGTTCTTGCCTCTGATGGGCCAGCTGCGGGTGGGTCGCGACAGGGGCCGACCGCGCACCCGGCCGAACGCGGTCCGAGCCGATAAGGCGTACTCGTCCCGTGCGATCCGCGGGCACCTCCGTTCCCGCGGCATCAAGGCCGTGATCCCCGAACCTGATGACCAGAAGGGCCATCGCCGGCGACGTGGTTCGCGCGGCGGGCGCCCGATCGGACTTGACGCCATCGACTATAAGAACCGCAACGTGATCGAGCGACAGTACTGCCACCTCAAGCAGTGGCGTGGACTCGCCACCAGGTACGACAAACACGCCATCGTCTACCGCGCGGCCGTCGTCCTCAACGCCGTCATCGCCTGGGCAAAGACATTGTCAGACACGCCCTAG
- a CDS encoding cadmium resistance transporter, with protein sequence MILTSVLQAMGLFAATNIDDIIVLSLFFARGAGQRGTTARILAGQYLGFAGILGAAVLVTIGAGAFLPSAAIPYFGLIPLGLGLWAAWQAWRGDDDDDDDEAKVAGKKVGVWTVAGVTLANGGDNIGVYTPVFLSVKPLAVVAYCIVFLALVAVLVALAKFVATRPPIAEVLERWEHVLFPIVLIGLGIVILVSGGAFGL encoded by the coding sequence ATGATCCTCACCTCGGTCTTGCAGGCGATGGGCCTGTTCGCAGCGACCAACATCGACGACATCATCGTGCTCTCCCTCTTCTTCGCGCGAGGGGCAGGCCAGCGCGGCACTACCGCCCGCATTCTGGCCGGCCAGTACCTCGGATTCGCCGGCATCCTCGGCGCCGCGGTCCTGGTGACCATCGGCGCCGGAGCATTCCTGCCCTCGGCAGCCATCCCGTACTTCGGTCTCATCCCGCTGGGCCTCGGCCTCTGGGCCGCATGGCAGGCCTGGCGCGGAGACGATGACGACGATGACGACGAGGCCAAGGTTGCCGGCAAGAAGGTCGGCGTGTGGACAGTCGCAGGCGTCACCCTTGCCAACGGCGGCGACAACATCGGCGTCTACACCCCTGTCTTCCTCAGCGTGAAACCTCTCGCCGTAGTCGCCTACTGCATCGTCTTCCTCGCGCTCGTCGCGGTCCTGGTGGCCCTGGCAAAGTTCGTCGCCACCCGCCCCCCGATCGCCGAAGTGCTCGAACGCTGGGAGCACGTCCTCTTCCCCATCGTTCTCATCGGCCTCGGCATCGTGATCCTCGTCAGCGGCGGAGCCTTCGGACTCTGA
- the cmtR gene encoding Cd(II)/Pb(II)-sensing metalloregulatory transcriptional regulator CmtR yields the protein MMTIASRLDVMNRLGRALADPTRSRIILTLLDHPAYPAELARDLDLTRPNVSNHLACLRDCGIVVSEPEGRRTRYEIADSHLAQALTALVDATPAVDEDAPCIDPACSLPGCDAAGEGA from the coding sequence ATGATGACTATTGCTTCGCGTCTCGACGTGATGAACCGCCTGGGTCGTGCACTGGCCGACCCCACTCGATCCCGGATCATCTTGACCCTGCTCGACCATCCCGCTTACCCGGCGGAACTGGCCCGAGATCTGGACCTGACACGCCCGAACGTGTCCAACCACCTGGCATGCCTGCGCGATTGCGGGATCGTCGTCTCCGAGCCCGAGGGTCGTCGGACACGATATGAGATCGCCGATTCGCACCTGGCGCAGGCGCTGACGGCACTGGTCGATGCCACCCCTGCAGTGGACGAAGACGCCCCGTGCATCGATCCCGCCTGCTCGCTTCCCGGATGCGACGCAGCTGGGGAGGGCGCATGA
- a CDS encoding recombinase family protein, whose amino-acid sequence MHVGYARVSTLEQDLSAQREALERLGVENKDIYFDHGLTGTTRARPGLREALAATRDGDTLVVTKLDRLARSLPDARDIADELTTKGVALSLGGSVYDPNDAVGRLLFNVLGMVAEFEADLIRLRTREGMAIARSKGKLKGKKPKLSPSQRKHLLTLHAAGEHTQAELAELFNVSRTTIYRELRRTTTDT is encoded by the coding sequence ATGCATGTCGGCTACGCGCGCGTCTCGACTCTCGAGCAAGACCTCTCCGCCCAACGGGAAGCACTCGAGCGCCTCGGAGTCGAGAACAAGGACATCTACTTCGACCACGGCCTGACGGGAACGACCCGCGCCCGGCCCGGGCTGCGCGAAGCGCTGGCCGCGACCCGGGACGGCGACACCCTGGTGGTGACCAAGCTCGACCGGCTGGCCCGCTCGCTCCCGGACGCGAGGGACATCGCCGACGAGCTCACCACCAAGGGAGTGGCGCTCAGTCTCGGAGGCAGCGTCTACGACCCCAACGACGCCGTCGGCCGGTTGCTGTTCAACGTGCTCGGCATGGTGGCCGAGTTTGAGGCGGACCTCATCCGCCTACGCACTCGCGAAGGCATGGCCATCGCCAGATCCAAGGGCAAACTCAAAGGCAAGAAGCCCAAGCTCTCGCCCTCTCAGCGCAAGCACCTGCTGACGTTGCACGCCGCCGGCGAGCACACCCAAGCCGAGCTGGCCGAGCTGTTCAACGTCTCCCGCACCACCATCTACCGCGAGCTGCGCCGCACCACGACCGACACCTGA
- a CDS encoding IS3 family transposase (programmed frameshift) produces MPKEQTAGKPTTRRYSPEEKAAAVRMVRTLRVELGTEHGTVQRVATQLGYGVESVRMWVKQADIDDGVTSGVSSAEARRVRELEQEVRELRRANEVLKRAAFFLRGGARPPLPEVVAFIDANKDDLVDGRRLGVELICRLLQVAPSSYYAAKTRAPSARAVRDEELIPQLVELWETNYRVYGIRKLWKAAGRAGIMIGRDQTARLMRAAGIEGARRSKRVKTTRPDPASARHPDLVKREFTAPAPNRLWVTDLTFVPTWAGVAYVCFIVDAFSRMIVGWRCASHMRTEMVLDAIEMARWSRGARHEDLRCHSDAGSQFTSIRYGERLAEIGATPSIGTVGDSYDNALAETVNGYYKAELVRGPARPGPWRTVEDLELATLGWVSWHNTQRLHGYLGDVPPAEFEDTFYAVEAGREQLVGIK; encoded by the exons ATGCCGAAAGAGCAGACAGCGGGGAAGCCGACGACGCGTCGGTATTCGCCGGAGGAGAAGGCCGCGGCGGTCCGGATGGTGCGGACGCTGCGTGTCGAGCTGGGGACCGAGCATGGGACTGTGCAGCGGGTCGCGACGCAGCTCGGATACGGGGTCGAGTCCGTGCGGATGTGGGTCAAGCAAGCCGACATCGACGACGGCGTCACCTCTGGCGTGAGCAGCGCTGAGGCGCGGCGGGTGCGTGAACTGGAGCAGGAGGTCCGGGAGTTGCGGCGGGCCAACGAGGTCCTCAAGCGTGCTGCGT TCTTTCTTCGGGGCGGAGCTCGACCGCCACTACCGGAAGTAGTCGCGTTCATCGACGCGAACAAGGATGACCTGGTCGACGGTCGCCGGCTCGGAGTCGAGCTCATCTGCAGGCTGCTGCAGGTGGCTCCGAGCAGCTACTACGCCGCCAAGACCCGCGCCCCCTCGGCTCGCGCGGTGCGGGACGAGGAGCTGATCCCGCAGCTGGTCGAGCTCTGGGAGACGAACTACCGCGTCTATGGAATCCGCAAGCTCTGGAAAGCCGCCGGCCGGGCGGGGATCATGATCGGCCGAGACCAGACCGCCCGGCTGATGCGCGCTGCAGGCATCGAGGGTGCGCGGCGGTCGAAGAGGGTCAAGACCACCCGGCCGGACCCGGCGTCGGCGCGGCACCCGGACCTCGTGAAGCGGGAGTTCACCGCGCCTGCCCCGAACCGGCTCTGGGTCACCGACCTGACGTTCGTGCCGACGTGGGCCGGCGTCGCGTACGTCTGCTTCATCGTCGACGCGTTCAGCAGGATGATCGTAGGGTGGCGGTGCGCGTCACACATGCGCACCGAGATGGTCCTCGACGCGATCGAGATGGCCCGCTGGTCCCGCGGCGCTCGCCACGAGGACCTGCGCTGTCACAGCGACGCGGGGTCTCAATTCACCTCCATTCGCTACGGCGAACGCCTCGCCGAGATCGGAGCGACACCGTCGATCGGGACCGTCGGGGACAGCTATGACAACGCCCTGGCCGAGACCGTGAACGGCTATTACAAGGCCGAGCTCGTCCGCGGACCCGCACGGCCAGGTCCCTGGCGAACGGTCGAGGACCTCGAGCTCGCGACCCTCGGGTGGGTGTCCTGGCACAACACGCAACGCCTCCACGGCTACCTCGGCGACGTCCCACCCGCCGAGTTCGAGGACACGTTCTATGCTGTCGAAGCCGGCCGCGAACAGCTGGTCGGAATCAAATAG
- a CDS encoding SUMF1/EgtB/PvdO family nonheme iron enzyme — translation MAVHPLHDRSTGRPLTPLTWFETINLCNELSNAEELQPAYTRAGDGRSVTWNTSADGYRLPTEAEWEYACRAGTTSPAYGPLEDIAWTGLDHLEGPQPVVRSENP, via the coding sequence ATGGCAGTGCACCCCCTCCATGACCGGAGCACCGGACGCCCGCTCACGCCTCTGACATGGTTCGAGACCATCAACCTCTGCAACGAGCTATCCAATGCCGAAGAGCTGCAGCCGGCCTACACGCGTGCTGGGGACGGACGCTCCGTTACCTGGAACACGAGCGCTGACGGGTACCGATTGCCCACCGAGGCCGAGTGGGAGTACGCCTGCCGCGCCGGAACGACCTCGCCCGCCTACGGGCCGCTTGAAGACATCGCCTGGACCGGCCTCGACCACCTCGAGGGCCCCCAGCCCGTCGTCCGTTCAGAGAACCCTTGA
- the merA gene encoding mercury(II) reductase, whose protein sequence is MNEAVPHFDLAIIGSGGGAFAAAIRATNLDKRVVMIERGTVGGTCVNTGCIPSKALLAAAEARHTAQDAGRFPGLTATAGPVDMEALIAGERALVENVRSDKYVDLVADYGWELRHGNAVFTGTAADPALEVTAQDGTRETITAAHYLVATGSTPWAAPINGLDTVDYLTSTTAMDLDEVPESLLVIGGGYVALEHAQLFARLGSKVTMLVRSRLASGEEPEASRALMSVFANEGIRVIRRSTVSSITQDTDGGIAAQADIAGGRETLRASKVLIATGRRPVTDGLNLAGVSVKTGDKGEVVVEDTLVSSNPRVWAAGDVTGHPEYVYVAASHGTLMVDNAFSDAGRAVDYSHLPRVTFTSPNLAVVGMTDKQARDAGIRCECRVVPLEYIPRAVVNRDTRGFIKMVADADTGRIVGITAVAKEAGDLAATGVYILQAGMTVDQVANLWSPYLTMAEGIKIVAQSFKTDVSKLSCCAA, encoded by the coding sequence ATGAACGAGGCAGTACCGCATTTCGATCTGGCGATCATCGGTTCCGGTGGTGGCGCGTTCGCTGCCGCGATCAGGGCAACGAACCTCGACAAACGGGTCGTCATGATCGAACGCGGGACCGTGGGCGGGACCTGCGTGAACACCGGATGCATCCCCTCCAAGGCTCTGCTCGCCGCAGCCGAGGCACGCCACACCGCCCAGGACGCCGGCAGGTTCCCCGGCCTCACCGCCACCGCGGGACCCGTGGACATGGAAGCACTCATCGCGGGAGAGCGCGCCTTGGTGGAGAATGTGCGCTCCGATAAGTACGTGGACCTCGTCGCGGACTACGGGTGGGAGCTGCGCCACGGCAATGCTGTATTCACCGGCACCGCCGCGGACCCTGCGCTGGAGGTCACCGCGCAGGACGGGACCAGGGAGACGATCACGGCCGCCCACTATCTGGTCGCGACCGGCTCCACCCCGTGGGCCGCACCGATCAATGGTCTGGACACGGTCGATTACCTGACATCGACCACGGCCATGGACCTCGACGAGGTACCCGAGTCCTTGCTGGTCATCGGCGGCGGGTACGTCGCCCTGGAACATGCCCAACTCTTCGCCCGCCTCGGCTCGAAGGTCACCATGCTGGTGCGCTCTCGCCTGGCATCGGGTGAGGAACCCGAAGCATCCAGGGCATTGATGAGCGTCTTCGCCAACGAGGGCATCCGGGTCATCCGCCGCTCCACCGTCTCCTCCATCACCCAGGACACGGACGGCGGCATTGCCGCCCAGGCCGACATCGCCGGCGGGCGCGAAACCCTCCGGGCCTCCAAGGTCCTCATCGCCACGGGTCGGCGCCCGGTCACCGACGGGCTAAACCTGGCCGGGGTGAGCGTGAAGACCGGGGACAAGGGGGAAGTCGTCGTCGAGGACACCCTGGTGAGCTCTAACCCACGCGTTTGGGCTGCGGGGGACGTGACCGGGCACCCCGAATACGTGTACGTCGCCGCATCCCACGGCACCCTGATGGTCGACAACGCCTTCAGCGACGCCGGCCGCGCCGTGGACTACAGCCACCTGCCCCGCGTCACGTTCACCAGCCCTAACCTCGCGGTTGTCGGCATGACCGACAAGCAGGCAAGAGACGCCGGGATCAGGTGCGAATGCCGGGTTGTACCGCTGGAATACATACCCCGCGCCGTGGTGAACCGGGACACCCGCGGATTCATCAAGATGGTCGCAGACGCCGACACCGGCAGGATCGTCGGTATCACCGCCGTCGCGAAGGAAGCCGGCGACCTCGCTGCAACAGGCGTGTACATCCTGCAGGCCGGGATGACCGTCGATCAGGTCGCGAACCTCTGGAGCCCGTACCTGACCATGGCCGAGGGCATCAAGATCGTTGCCCAGTCCTTCAAGACGGATGTCTCCAAACTTTCCTGCTGCGCCGCCTGA
- the merB gene encoding organomercurial lyase MerB codes for MNNISEVTDRLASNETGMEPWLWMPLLKLLALGDPVDVSDLAAATGRAGEEVRTALKAMGDTEYDGSGRIIGQGLTQRPTQHRFEVNGEQLYTWCALDTLIFPTLLGASARIESSHQATGTPVRVAVTAMGVTSVEPATAVVSLVNPEDISSVRSSFCNQVHFFASPDDAAPWLETHPGGTIMPVKEAYELGSSMAEKMLTHTPGPATDQVSNGVQSCAC; via the coding sequence ATGAACAACATCAGCGAGGTCACTGACCGGCTTGCGTCCAACGAGACGGGGATGGAGCCCTGGCTGTGGATGCCCCTACTGAAACTCCTCGCCCTGGGCGACCCGGTCGACGTGAGCGACCTCGCCGCGGCGACCGGCCGTGCCGGGGAGGAAGTCCGCACTGCCCTCAAGGCGATGGGCGACACGGAGTACGACGGGTCCGGGCGGATCATCGGGCAGGGCCTGACGCAGCGCCCCACGCAGCACCGGTTCGAGGTAAACGGTGAGCAACTCTACACCTGGTGCGCGCTGGACACCCTGATCTTCCCGACCCTGCTGGGCGCATCCGCGCGTATCGAATCCTCACATCAGGCCACAGGCACCCCGGTACGGGTGGCTGTCACAGCGATGGGTGTCACCAGCGTGGAGCCGGCCACCGCCGTGGTGTCCCTGGTGAACCCGGAGGACATCAGCTCCGTCCGCTCATCGTTCTGCAACCAGGTCCACTTCTTCGCCTCACCCGACGACGCAGCGCCCTGGCTCGAAACCCACCCCGGCGGCACCATCATGCCTGTCAAAGAGGCCTACGAACTCGGATCCTCCATGGCTGAGAAGATGCTCACCCACACACCAGGACCCGCCACCGACCAGGTAAGCAACGGCGTCCAAAGCTGCGCCTGCTGA
- a CDS encoding dihydrolipoyl dehydrogenase family protein, with protein sequence MSEHFDVAVLGLGPGGEVAADRLLKAGKNVVVFERELIGGECAYWACIPSKTVLRPPEARTEVQRAAGVSGAELDWAATAKYRDYMIRNLDDQAQVDGYIKEGAVVIKDEARITGPGRIQAGDREITAENIIIATGSDAVIPPLDGIDQITAWTNRETYTTSTLPERAVIIGGSAVGVETATFLARFGVAITLIHCGERLLDREGPRVGELAHQYLQEAGIDIRLATSAVQARREGADSIIKLQTRDGDPAGEVAADVVIFGTGRTPRTEGLGFEHAGVTLGDHGEIQIDDHCRAGENTWAIGDVTGIMPFTHVAKYQGRIAADAILGRPHPATYDGIPRVVFTDPEIAGAGLTQEQATKQGIRTIATELDLADAIARPWTYEQDPRGHLGLLADADRKILIGAWAVGPMAGEWIHHASLAIRTQLPIDTLLDQVAQFPTYHEAYQVALEQLDLTP encoded by the coding sequence ATGAGTGAACATTTCGATGTTGCCGTCCTCGGTCTGGGCCCAGGCGGGGAGGTCGCGGCCGACCGGCTTCTGAAAGCCGGGAAGAACGTCGTGGTCTTCGAGCGGGAACTAATCGGCGGGGAATGCGCCTACTGGGCGTGTATCCCTTCCAAGACCGTCCTGCGGCCGCCGGAAGCGCGCACGGAAGTTCAACGGGCCGCCGGTGTCTCCGGCGCCGAACTGGACTGGGCTGCCACTGCAAAGTACCGGGACTACATGATCCGGAACCTCGATGACCAGGCACAGGTCGACGGGTACATCAAAGAGGGCGCCGTGGTGATCAAGGACGAAGCTCGGATTACCGGACCGGGCCGGATCCAGGCTGGAGACCGCGAGATCACAGCCGAGAACATCATTATCGCCACCGGCTCCGACGCCGTGATCCCACCGTTGGACGGCATCGACCAGATCACGGCCTGGACGAACCGTGAAACCTACACCACCAGCACGCTCCCCGAGCGGGCGGTCATCATCGGCGGCAGCGCCGTCGGCGTGGAAACCGCGACGTTCCTGGCCCGCTTCGGAGTGGCCATCACCCTGATCCACTGCGGCGAGAGGTTACTGGACCGCGAAGGGCCCCGGGTGGGGGAACTTGCCCACCAGTACCTGCAGGAGGCCGGCATCGACATCCGGCTGGCCACCTCCGCCGTCCAGGCGCGGCGCGAGGGAGCCGACAGCATCATCAAGCTTCAGACACGCGACGGCGATCCAGCCGGTGAGGTGGCAGCAGACGTCGTGATCTTCGGTACCGGCCGCACACCACGCACCGAAGGACTCGGCTTCGAACACGCTGGCGTAACCCTCGGCGACCACGGAGAAATCCAGATCGACGACCACTGCCGCGCCGGCGAAAACACGTGGGCCATCGGCGACGTCACCGGCATCATGCCTTTCACCCACGTCGCGAAGTACCAAGGCCGGATCGCCGCCGACGCCATCCTCGGCCGACCCCACCCGGCCACCTACGACGGCATACCGCGTGTCGTATTCACCGACCCCGAAATCGCCGGCGCCGGACTAACCCAGGAACAGGCAACGAAGCAGGGCATCCGCACCATCGCCACGGAACTGGACCTCGCCGACGCCATCGCCCGACCCTGGACCTACGAGCAGGACCCCCGCGGGCACCTCGGCCTACTCGCCGACGCCGACCGGAAGATCCTCATCGGAGCCTGGGCCGTCGGCCCCATGGCCGGAGAGTGGATCCACCACGCCTCCCTCGCCATCCGCACGCAACTGCCGATCGACACGCTCCTGGACCAGGTCGCCCAATTCCCGACCTACCACGAGGCCTACCAGGTCGCCCTCGAACAACTCGACCTCACCCCCTAA
- a CDS encoding heavy metal-responsive transcriptional regulator: MRIGEVAAASGVTTKALRFYEERGLLPQADRATNGYRDYPEDTIVRLEFIRRSQVAGLTLAEILDILQIRDAGTAPCGHVRDQLAEHLTNLDRHIAELTALRETVAGLHGTAAAGDPAQCNAEVICSYL; this comes from the coding sequence ATGCGTATCGGTGAAGTAGCGGCGGCCTCCGGCGTGACGACCAAGGCCTTGAGGTTTTACGAGGAGCGAGGGCTCCTGCCGCAGGCCGACCGAGCCACCAACGGCTACCGCGACTATCCAGAGGACACGATCGTCAGGCTTGAATTCATCCGGCGCAGCCAAGTTGCCGGCCTCACTCTGGCCGAAATCCTCGACATCCTCCAAATCCGGGATGCTGGCACGGCGCCGTGCGGCCACGTGCGTGATCAGCTTGCCGAGCACCTGACGAACCTGGACAGGCACATCGCCGAACTCACCGCGCTCAGAGAAACCGTTGCCGGCCTTCACGGAACCGCGGCGGCCGGCGACCCCGCTCAGTGCAATGCCGAAGTCATCTGTAGCTACCTTTGA
- a CDS encoding DMT family transporter, whose translation MQWLFLAGAVLSEVAATLCLRVAAAGRRGFYAAVAVGYVLAFVFLTLALRAGIGLGVAYGIWAAAGVALTAIASHVLFKEPLTRTMILGILLIMAGVLVIEIGSSSH comes from the coding sequence ATGCAGTGGCTATTCCTAGCCGGGGCCGTCCTGTCCGAGGTGGCTGCCACCCTGTGCCTGCGTGTGGCGGCCGCCGGCCGTCGTGGGTTCTACGCGGCCGTGGCCGTCGGTTACGTGCTGGCCTTTGTCTTCCTGACCCTCGCGCTGCGCGCCGGGATCGGGCTCGGTGTCGCCTACGGGATCTGGGCCGCCGCGGGGGTTGCCTTGACCGCGATCGCGTCCCATGTCCTATTCAAGGAACCCCTGACCCGCACCATGATCTTGGGGATCTTGCTGATCATGGCCGGTGTGCTGGTCATCGAAATCGGTTCCAGCTCCCACTGA
- a CDS encoding DMT family transporter, producing the protein MTKWFLLAGAVGSEVIASLSLKAALTHPALYAVVLLGYVSAFTFLTLVLKRGMALGVAYGIWGALGVAATAVLSAVLFDERITAMMGIGIALVIAGVLMVELGSHHTPDTDEQQAGAA; encoded by the coding sequence ATGACCAAATGGTTCCTGCTCGCCGGCGCCGTCGGTAGCGAAGTCATCGCATCGCTGTCACTCAAGGCAGCACTCACCCACCCCGCGCTGTACGCGGTCGTCCTGCTGGGCTACGTCTCAGCCTTCACCTTCCTCACCCTGGTACTGAAGCGCGGAATGGCCCTCGGTGTCGCTTACGGCATCTGGGGCGCGTTGGGTGTCGCCGCAACGGCGGTGCTGTCCGCCGTCCTGTTCGACGAACGGATCACGGCCATGATGGGGATTGGGATCGCCCTGGTGATCGCCGGCGTTCTGATGGTTGAACTGGGATCGCACCATACCCCCGACACCGACGAGCAGCAGGCGGGGGCAGCGTGA
- a CDS encoding type II toxin-antitoxin system RelE/ParE family toxin: MPLFAGPTCSVFRCRFLLAFQQSLTTTLASKPGPTLDRPLVDTLTGSRHKNLKELHPGSSGRSEIRILFAFDPRRQAILLVAGDKAGAWKKWYATNIPLAEERLDAHLHALRSTPPGA; this comes from the coding sequence ATGCCGCTATTTGCTGGGCCCACCTGCTCGGTTTTCAGGTGTCGATTCCTGCTCGCGTTTCAGCAGTCATTGACAACAACTCTCGCCAGCAAGCCCGGGCCGACCCTGGACCGACCGTTGGTGGACACACTCACCGGCTCCAGGCACAAGAACCTTAAGGAGCTGCACCCCGGCTCGAGCGGGCGCAGCGAGATCCGGATCCTCTTCGCCTTCGACCCCCGCCGGCAGGCAATCCTGTTGGTGGCCGGGGACAAGGCCGGGGCCTGGAAGAAGTGGTACGCCACGAACATCCCCCTGGCCGAGGAACGCCTCGACGCCCACCTCCACGCGCTCCGCAGCACCCCACCCGGTGCTTAA